The Mucilaginibacter rubeus genomic interval AACCCTTTTATCTATTCAATGTATTAAACTATAAAATAATTATCCTGTTAACTTATAATCAATTATTTACTGCTTCCGTTGTACTTTTTCCCAAACCGCGCTTTGTTTCGTACTGAAATAGCGAATGATGCCTGCCAGTACTGCATAATTCATAACGCAGAAGTAATAGGGAATAAAAAGAACTTTAATGCGCAGTTGCCGCTTTTCCATAAGCAGCCCCAGCAAGGCCAATATATAAAACAATACCTGTGCCAATAGTAACAATTGCATATCGGTTTCGTTTGGTTTAAGCGCTAATACAACGGTTAAAATAAATGACAGGATGAGCAGGAAGGGAGTGATTGTCCACCTCAAAACCCGGTGACTAACATACTGGAACGATAAAACCGGGTAGGGGAACGGGTTAAATAGTTTTTTAAGTCGTAGTATAGATTGAATTCCGCCCGCTGCTATTCTCACTTTCCGTTTTAACTCTTCCGAAACATTTTCGGATGCGGTTTCTGTTGCATATGCCTCAGGTTCATAAACAATGCGGTAGCCCTTGGCAGCTATCAGCATCGATATCATAAAATCATCAAGCACAGTATCCGGCTCAACGGGTTGGTATAATGAGCGGCGTACACTAAACAGTTCACCGGCAGCACCCACAACCGAATATAGCTCTGAGTCCCATTTCTTCAATGCCGATTCGTACTTCCAGTAAAAGCCTTCACCGGCTGCGCTGGCATCTGCGTTTTCGTCAATGTGTACACGTTTTTCACCGGCAACGGCTCCAACTGTTGCGTCGCTGTAATGCCTGCAGATCTTGATCAATGCATCTTTATTTAAAAAAGTATTGGCATCGGTAAATACTACGGCGTCGGTATCAACATATTCCATAGCGCGGTGTACGGCAGCAATTTTTCCCGCGCGTTCGGGCTTGTGCAATAATTGTATCTGGGGGTACCCGGCAATAATATCAGGTGTTTTGTCTGATGAGCCGTCGGTAACAAAAAGTAGTTTCAGTTTTCCTTCCGGATAATTTAACTGTAGGCTGTTTTTGATCTTCTCCTCAATAAAATATTCCTCATTGTAGGCCGCTATAATCAGGGTGCACGAAGGAAGTGTATCGGAATTTTCTGCGGGGAGTGCTTTGGTTCCCTTAAAAACTCTTTTGATCCTGATAATGATGTACAGGAAAATTCCGTATCCAACAAAAGTGTAAAAAACAATGAACAGGCTTATGGCTAAAATTATTTTCATGCTATGGTATTAATGGGGTATCCTAAATTGCTGCTGTTTTTTGAATGAGTAAAGTTCCACCAAACTGCTTTAAAAAGCATTGGTATAAATCCGTATTGTTTCTCTTTAATATAATTGACCAGATTTCGGGGCACTACTAAAAACAGGAAATAAAAATAAAAGAAGATCTTTTTAAACAAAGGCGCATTCCTACGGGTAAAAAGAATGCGGTTGCGGTTCATGAAGTACTCTTTAAGCTTGCTTTTTTTACCTACAGAAACCGATTCTTTATGGTAAATAAGTGCATCAGTACAAACCCAGGCGTTAAAACCTGCTTTTATGATATGTTCGCACCAGTCAACCTCTTCATAGTATAAAAAGAAGTTTTCGCACATCATACCTGCCTTTTCAATAGCTTCTTTCCTGATCATCATTGCTGCCCCGTGGCAATAAGCGGTAGGG includes:
- a CDS encoding glycosyltransferase family 2 protein, whose amino-acid sequence is MKIILAISLFIVFYTFVGYGIFLYIIIRIKRVFKGTKALPAENSDTLPSCTLIIAAYNEEYFIEEKIKNSLQLNYPEGKLKLLFVTDGSSDKTPDIIAGYPQIQLLHKPERAGKIAAVHRAMEYVDTDAVVFTDANTFLNKDALIKICRHYSDATVGAVAGEKRVHIDENADASAAGEGFYWKYESALKKWDSELYSVVGAAGELFSVRRSLYQPVEPDTVLDDFMISMLIAAKGYRIVYEPEAYATETASENVSEELKRKVRIAAGGIQSILRLKKLFNPFPYPVLSFQYVSHRVLRWTITPFLLILSFILTVVLALKPNETDMQLLLLAQVLFYILALLGLLMEKRQLRIKVLFIPYYFCVMNYAVLAGIIRYFSTKQSAVWEKVQRKQ